The Brassica oleracea var. oleracea cultivar TO1000 chromosome C6, BOL, whole genome shotgun sequence genomic interval AAGGGAAGAAGATGTGAAAGGGGAGAGGGAGTACCGAAAACGCAGCGTCGTTGGGAAGAAGAAGCCATTGAATCAACAGAAGAAGAAGGTGAAGCTCAGCTTCATCTTCTACCTCCAAGATACGTGTGATTCGAATTCGAATTCGAATTCGAGCGAGTTCAATGTGAAAAATTCTCAGAGATCTTTTCGAATTCGTCGATGGGGGGTGTGTGTGACTTTTATGTTTTGCTCTCAGAATTAAAGACGAACGAAATTAATAACGTGAAGCGAATTTGTACCATCGAAGGATATTTATGTCAACTAAACAAAAATGGAAATTTTACTGAGCAAAGTAAATTTATATTGGCATGAATACTAAGCCATTTTCTTCGTCTTTATCCCCTTTAGGCCCATAATAAAGCCCAATCACTACAAAGTATTTTCCCCAGATACGAAACGGCGTCGTTTTAGAGAGTTTTTTTTTTTTTTTTTTCTTTAGATTAACAGAAAACCTTAACATCGGAACGGCGAATCGTCAGCCATGTCAATAGAAACGATGCCGGGAAACGCGGAGGAGAGAGATCCACAACAAGAGATTGAAGAGACCATTCCGTTGCTCGACGATTCTCAACAACCCGACGGTGAATCGAGGCCAAGGAACGCGGCGGCAAAGGTGCCGGAGGTGGAGATCCATCTATACCGGTGCGGAAAAGGTCCGGTCGACGTGTTCAAGTCGAATCTCGGCGGCTGGGAGCAGGATCAGCTCGAAGTCCGATCTATCCTTGAGAAATACGGATTGAAATCCATCTTCGCTTTCAACGTCGAGAAAGGCCGTGCCGTCCCGATCCGATTTAACCATAGGAATGGCCGGTCTGTACTTACTTACAGGGATGGTGCCGTCGTTTTCATCGACGGTGAACCTCAGGTAATAATTTATTTCCTTCCGATGGAGTCCTCTTGACTGTTGGAATCGATTTGTTTCGAGTTATTTTGGTTTAAATTACGATGGTCTCGGTTACTTTCGGTTAAATTCGGTTTTCAGTTTGTTCTGGTTTATGGTTCAAAATTTGGTTAGTTTAACTAGTTCGGTTCTTTGGTTAACTTTTTCTAAAACGAATCGATAACCGAATTTTTTAAAAGACTTACCGAATTGAACCGAATTATTTTTTAATACTTGCCGAATTTATAACCGAACCTGGACCAGAAACCAATTTTTTGGTTTGGGTCAAAATCCCGGTCCTAGTTATTTTGGTCAAGTAAAATCACACAAAGACAAATGTAGTCTGTAGAAACTAGAAAGGAAGCCACAGTACTCTCAATATCTTTTGATACTATTGTTATAAGAAGAAAAACGTATAAAAGTTGCAATATCCGTTGTCTTTTTCAGGATTCTCTGCTCAAACCCATTACAAGAATCGTGCTTGGAGTCGCGATTGTTATGCTGCTAATAACGTTTCTATTGAAAGACCCCCCAGCGTGGATCAAGAACAATATCTCCATGGGGAACTTTCCTCCGTGGGTGCTCGCGTGCATAGTAATAGTAATCACCCGAGCGAGGAAGAGGACCAGAGACTTCTTCAAGAAGTGTGGCTGGTGATATCACAGTCCCTAACATCTTGTCTCCTTGTAAATGTGCTGGAAATTGTAATCCGTCATCATGTAATATAGAGATTCTCTAATCTTAAACCCAACAAGTTCCCTTCCTTGGTAAACACTTGTTGTCTTTGTTAAGCCTTGAGGCGCCAAAAATTGCTTGCTTTCAGAACCAAGAGGGCAATCATTTTCTCCATTTGCATTTGTTGAACTTTATAGTTTTATGCATTTTCATGTGTATCCGAGTGGAAATAGATAATTTAATCTCTCGAAACCCAAAAGTTTGGTCAAAGTAACAAGCCTAGCCATGTTATATTTTCTTTTGTATTATTCCTGATGGAAAATCTTACAGTTGGAAAAAATAAAAATCTACAACCGGTCACTAGTTTTTTTTTTTTTTTTTTTTTTTTTCTCTTTCTTTTACTTCGCGTTGGCGATCTTCCCTTCGTGTTGGCGAAACTTTACTTTTTTCGCGTTGGCGAGTTTTTTGTGGTGTTAATCTCAACCATGTCAGAACTGATTATCATTCTTATCTTTTTCCGATTGGGTTGAGTTATATATATTCCAGTTCTTCTCCTTCTGCTTTATTAAGTTATCCCAGTTGATCGAAAGATTTTGTTCTTCTTTTTCGTTAGACATGCTTAGTCCTTGATTCAGAGGTGGTATCAAGCTTCGCCTTGGAGAATATGCTAAGTCTCTACGAATATCAAGTCCTGAGATTTGGATCATGCTTTGGAGATCTCAAGTTACAATCCAGAAGACTCGGAGCTACCACAAGGGTTAGTGTTCCGACGAGATTCGACTCTTGGATCTTTAAGCTTTTCCCGGTGCTCAGTTCTAACAATCGGAGAAGAAGATTTCGAGATCAACGGCGGTTGAAGGTTTGAAGAACATGCAAACAATCTCAAGCATGGCGGAGATGGAAGACATAAGGTTTCCCGGCGAGATGGTTCTGGAACCGATCTTTCCTCTACGACTAAGGAACGAAGCCACGATCGATCATGTGTTATACTTATCTAAAATAGTGGCTCCGAAATGGGCTTAATATTTTAATGAGTCACATTGTAATTATATGCCCATTGGGCTTTCGTTTTATAAACGAGAAGTTGACAAAAAAGAGGAGAGTTTCATTATACACGGCAGCATACATATATATATATATATTTTTTTTTTTTTGCTCAACAACGACTTTCATTAACCAAAGTGAATACGGAATTACAACCACACGATTTTAACCCGACATACAACGACGAGATCTAGTAACACCTAAGATTACTAAGATGAATCCTACGCTACCTAATCAGAGCGTCGTTGTATTTTTCACCACAATGAATCGAGTTCATCCCACATCAAGATGAACCGACTCTTAACCACTAAACTAGACCACTAAATTAGACCACGGTAACCGCAAACAACAATGAACCAAGTAGAACCAAAGCCTAATCTGAGTATCAATTCAAGCACAGACTAGTAATCTCTAATGATAAGCATTCAGCCCATGATCAATAGTACCAACACCAAGGCGCACATCAGATCAGTCCTGGACCACACCGGAGATCGTTGCCACGGTTCATAGCCAAAAACCGGTCATAAAGACCGGACTGAAAGTCGGACCTTGACGGCAGCTTCGGGTTTGGTGTATCTAATAGTGGCTTGAAGAAGTGCGGAGCTCGTGCCACCGGAGCGAAAAACCTCCAACCCCGGCGTTGGGATGCCAAGCTACGCCACACGTTTCCGACCAAGCCCACCACTCCGGTTGACAACTCCTTCATAGTGAAGCTCGACGCGCGTAATCCCCGAGAACCGGAGACCAAACTTCTGAACACCACCCTTCGTAAAATCTCCTCCAGCCAAACACCACCGCTCTGGGAAGTGGATCTATGGCAGATGAGGCGTCTCACCGTAGCCACGCGCCGCCGCCGTGAAGATTACTCGGAGATCTGAAAATGAGAAAACCAGATCCGGTTTTCTTCAGTCCTAAAAGCCGACTCCTCTCTTCACCGCCACACCTTGGGTCCCGCCGTCTCTCCACGAAGTCTCGGGAACCGCCTCCGTCGAACAAAAGTATCTTCGGAGTTTCTCGATCTCGCAGAGAAGATTGCATATCAACTAAGGGGAGACGAGAAGAAGAGGAGCAAAGAACAAAAAGAGGAAGGTTTAGAGATGGACGCCTCCGGCTACCGATCGAGCGGCGGCCGGAGCTAGGTTAGGGTTTTCTTAAACGAGCGTTAGAGAGAAGGGAGAGCGTAGGAGAGAACTTGATTTTGATTGTGTACCGGTCACTAGTTTATGTTATGCACAATTTTTTAAAAAGTTGGTAGACAATGATTAGGAAATATCTAAAATTATTTGACTTTATGTATGATTTTTTTCACACGAACTTTGTATTTTGAATGCTTATTAACCTTTTGAACAAATTGATAGAGTATATGGGTGAAAGTCAACATGTTTTTAACCAAATAATCTTCCCCAGAAAAAAAGTTATTAAGAAACTATTGAATGAATTCATCTACAAAAGTTGGTATGGATGTACAAACTGAAATAGCAAAAAAAATGTAAAACACAATTTGACTTGAATTTATCAGATAGTTCCAAGTACCATCAACATTGTAACAAATAAAAGTAAATAGTTGCCTGATACTTTTCACATGTTTTGGAATCATATCCACGTTGGATGTTAGAAAAAGTTATTAACTCACGTTGAAGAACTCATCACAGAGAGCATCTTCGATTTTTAAAACATAAACAATTGAACACAATATTATACGATTTAATTTTGACCTAATTTTTCTTATGTACTATCCTCTTCTATCTGTACTTTCCCGCATGTAAAGTGGTCAGGTCAAATCATAAGAAACGCAAAAGTAGAGGATATATGGTTAAATTGAATATCCACGTTACTCTTGTAGATGCACAATAAAAGGCGACAAAAAACAAAAGAAAGACGGACACGTGTCACCATGTTATACATTATTTGTTAAGTTATGGGCCCACAAAACTCGGTCAATCTGAAAAGACACATCAGTTCGAACTCAGATCCGTACGGACCGATTCGTTAGTTAGCGAATGTATAAATACACAACAGCACATCTACCACACTCTTATCGTTTCTCCGAAGTTATCAAAAAAGGAAAAAAATCAAAATCAAAACCAAAATATCAAATAAATAAAAATCTCGCAAAATATTCTCTGAAAGATTTAAAAGATCGCAAAACACACAAACTTAATCTCTCTCGCTGTCTTG includes:
- the LOC106299889 gene encoding uncharacterized protein LOC106299889, with protein sequence MSIETMPGNAEERDPQQEIEETIPLLDDSQQPDGESRPRNAAAKVPEVEIHLYRCGKGPVDVFKSNLGGWEQDQLEVRSILEKYGLKSIFAFNVEKGRAVPIRFNHRNGRSVLTYRDGAVVFIDGEPQDSLLKPITRIVLGVAIVMLLITFLLKDPPAWIKNNISMGNFPPWVLACIVIVITRARKRTRDFFKKCGW